From the Opitutus sp. ER46 genome, one window contains:
- a CDS encoding DUF3309 family protein codes for MPIGTLLLLVLLILLIGALPRWPHSRSWGYYPSGGLGLVLVIVLILVLLGYV; via the coding sequence ATGCCCATCGGAACCCTCCTGCTCCTCGTGCTGCTGATCCTCCTCATCGGCGCACTCCCGCGCTGGCCGCACAGTCGCTCCTGGGGCTACTACCCCAGCGGCGGTCTCGGGCTCGTGCTCGTGATCGTCCTCATCCTCGTCCTCCTCGGCTACGTCTAG
- a CDS encoding acetylxylan esterase codes for MRLYAFVALLPFVLALPATVAVGASAAASVTASAARNVAWVPSDILPPAPTSGPALCPGGYLKPEQGQAILDAALARFPDRAAWDAYAAHVRQRIQEGAGLAPWPRRTPLNAVLRARRTHQGYSVENVAFESVPGYFVTGNLYRPLHPTGRTPAVLATHGHTGKITQPSDYDHHARFSPGVQARAATLARMGATVLAIDMFGCGDSIQLVGQAAHRQPTALTIHLWNAMRAVDFLQSLPEVDPARIAVSGESGGGTQAFLLTALDPRIAVSVPVVMVSSYFFGGCPCESGLPIHRSADHFASNAMIAALAAPRPMLVVSDGADWTRHVPESEFPFLRAIYARYGAENAVANVHLPREGHDYGPSKRAAAARFLAERLGLNLAAVQGPDGAIDESPVTIERATALHVFDAEYPIPAHALHTAEAYAAALRQLQQPESGSPAGAPAPR; via the coding sequence ATGAGACTATACGCCTTTGTCGCCCTGCTTCCCTTCGTACTTGCCCTTCCCGCGACCGTCGCCGTCGGCGCGTCCGCTGCGGCCAGCGTCACGGCCTCCGCCGCGCGCAACGTCGCCTGGGTACCGTCCGACATCCTGCCGCCCGCGCCCACCTCCGGCCCGGCGTTGTGCCCCGGGGGATACCTGAAACCGGAACAGGGCCAGGCCATCCTCGACGCCGCCCTCGCCCGCTTTCCCGACCGCGCAGCCTGGGATGCCTACGCGGCACACGTCCGCCAACGCATCCAGGAGGGCGCCGGCCTCGCCCCTTGGCCGCGCCGCACCCCGCTCAACGCCGTCCTTCGCGCGCGCCGCACCCACCAGGGCTACTCGGTCGAGAACGTCGCGTTCGAATCCGTTCCCGGCTATTTCGTCACCGGCAACCTCTACCGCCCGCTCCACCCCACCGGTCGCACGCCCGCCGTCCTCGCCACCCACGGCCACACGGGGAAGATCACGCAGCCTTCCGACTACGACCACCACGCGCGCTTCTCGCCGGGCGTCCAGGCGCGCGCCGCCACGCTCGCCCGCATGGGCGCCACCGTGCTCGCCATCGACATGTTCGGCTGCGGTGACTCCATCCAGCTCGTCGGCCAGGCCGCCCACCGTCAGCCCACCGCGCTCACCATCCATCTTTGGAACGCGATGCGCGCGGTCGATTTCCTGCAGTCGCTGCCCGAGGTCGATCCGGCCCGCATCGCCGTGAGTGGCGAATCCGGCGGCGGCACGCAGGCCTTCCTCCTCACCGCGCTCGACCCACGCATCGCGGTCAGCGTGCCGGTCGTCATGGTCTCGAGCTACTTCTTCGGTGGCTGCCCGTGCGAGAGCGGACTCCCCATCCACCGCAGCGCCGACCATTTCGCCAGCAACGCCATGATCGCCGCGCTCGCCGCGCCCCGCCCCATGCTCGTCGTGTCCGACGGTGCCGACTGGACACGACACGTGCCCGAGAGCGAGTTCCCGTTCCTGCGGGCCATCTACGCCCGCTACGGTGCCGAAAACGCGGTCGCCAACGTCCACCTGCCGCGCGAGGGCCACGACTACGGCCCGTCGAAACGCGCGGCCGCCGCCCGCTTCCTCGCTGAGCGTCTCGGGCTCAATCTCGCCGCGGTCCAGGGTCCCGACGGCGCCATCGACGAGTCACCCGTCACGATCGAGCGCGCCACGGCGCTGCATGTTTTCGACGCCGAGTATCCGATTCCCGCGCACGCCTTGCACACCGCCGAGGCTTATGCCGCGGCGCTGCGGCAACTGCAGCAGCCCGAGTCGGGCTCACCGGCGGGTGCGCCCGCCCCGCGCTGA
- a CDS encoding GatB/YqeY domain-containing protein has product MASIYEQLRADIVTAMKARDTVATTALRTADAAIKRASLDANKDIDDAMTIATLRKAVKNLTDAKVEFAKGGREDLVAANDAEIRLLEKYLPKGLDAVKVEALVAEAIKETGAQSKKEMGKVIGALKKHPDAALLDFGQVSKLVQAKLP; this is encoded by the coding sequence ATGGCCTCCATCTACGAACAACTCCGGGCAGACATCGTCACCGCCATGAAGGCGCGCGACACCGTGGCGACGACGGCGCTGCGGACGGCGGACGCGGCAATCAAGCGCGCCTCGCTGGACGCGAACAAGGACATCGACGACGCGATGACGATCGCGACGCTGCGCAAGGCGGTGAAGAACCTGACCGATGCGAAGGTGGAGTTCGCCAAGGGCGGACGCGAGGACCTGGTGGCGGCGAACGACGCCGAGATCCGGTTGCTCGAAAAGTACCTGCCGAAGGGCCTCGACGCGGTGAAAGTCGAGGCGCTGGTGGCGGAAGCGATCAAAGAGACGGGGGCGCAATCGAAGAAGGAAATGGGCAAGGTGATCGGCGCGCTGAAGAAGCACCCCGACGCCGCGCTGCTCGACTTCGGCCAGGTGAGCAAGCTGGTCCAGGCGAAGCTGCCGTAG
- a CDS encoding ferredoxin, which translates to MANLSDRLPNNIPGQYYVDSSCIDCDQCRAQAPEFFARDDNGFSYVIRQPATAEEVTLIEEVVASCATASIGNDGA; encoded by the coding sequence ATGGCCAACCTCAGCGATCGTCTTCCCAACAACATTCCGGGGCAGTACTACGTGGACTCCTCGTGCATCGACTGCGACCAGTGCCGGGCCCAGGCGCCCGAGTTCTTCGCGCGCGACGACAACGGTTTTTCGTACGTCATCCGTCAGCCGGCCACGGCTGAGGAAGTGACGCTCATCGAGGAAGTCGTCGCCAGCTGCGCCACGGCCTCGATCGGCAACGACGGCGCCTGA
- a CDS encoding RQC domain-containing protein, with amino-acid sequence MPEISDREQRAILSVVDVLVGRAGRTTLVMALRGSRAKRALQFGVEQTTGYGFFAGHPEAEVLARVDDLIATGILALERSSDGFPLLCYTRRGLERAERYVAEEWLAIVRRQVAAVATGARLDLPFVHSAMPQRNLDTVRQLIDLVAQEATDSWRPLLEAWAAADTKRVRGWIQQVIAGLGGSPRPPSPAS; translated from the coding sequence ATGCCGGAGATCAGTGATCGCGAGCAACGGGCGATCCTCAGCGTGGTCGACGTCCTCGTCGGCCGGGCGGGACGCACCACCCTCGTCATGGCTCTGCGCGGAAGCCGTGCGAAGCGGGCACTCCAATTCGGCGTCGAGCAGACCACGGGATATGGCTTCTTTGCCGGGCACCCCGAGGCGGAGGTTCTGGCGCGCGTGGACGACCTCATCGCGACTGGCATTCTCGCGCTCGAGCGATCGTCCGATGGGTTTCCGCTGCTCTGCTACACGCGCCGGGGACTCGAGCGCGCCGAGCGGTATGTAGCCGAGGAATGGCTCGCGATCGTGCGGCGGCAAGTCGCGGCGGTCGCGACCGGTGCCCGTCTCGATCTGCCGTTTGTCCACTCGGCGATGCCGCAACGCAACCTGGACACCGTTCGCCAGCTGATCGACCTCGTGGCTCAGGAGGCGACCGACTCCTGGCGGCCGCTTCTGGAAGCGTGGGCCGCCGCGGACACGAAGCGCGTTCGAGGCTGGATCCAGCAGGTCATCGCTGGGCTCGGCGGCTCGCCACGCCCGCCAAGCCCGGCGTCGTGA
- a CDS encoding colicin D domain-containing protein codes for MLAITDLRHAGHPSQTRSELNRGMCGRNTSSKKVGTTTVGLEFLYDARRSRTVQLEYDQTSATHEPSHYVRKRLYAVGPALEVNYDNTAANGAPTAWHMNLVRVYVPGPEGVIGTRELTPDTSAEKALVYHYDHLGSIEAITPFGSTDGSLAADGGGKAGRFSEDAWGQRRNPLTWSGAPTTTDNGGADSLSPRGFTGHEMLDDLGLIHMNGRIYDPLLGRMLSADIIIQAPLNLQSYNRYSYVMNNPLTLVDPSGFSWADNLKNAIKEAGQLMANLLTSNRVKEDHGVPTVSEEQQGNRELLKGALAEQGKHLEKAAEITNTVVKSTPVLGQVVTATEAVTGKNPLDVTGNTKASRVEASTELLASIVVGAAANKLAPSLTRGGGEIAAALKPGVENVAPGMEKAASQILRTPIQQLQSKFKHAADFGLSGDFSLTQAAKFRSVINQHINSPSVQAIQGTYRKMPAVHYLDGKTRLNVISTPSGEFWTGWRLSDQQFRHVSTTGNLGGG; via the coding sequence TTGCTCGCGATCACTGATCTCCGGCATGCCGGGCATCCAAGCCAAACGCGGTCCGAACTCAACCGCGGTATGTGCGGGCGAAACACCAGCTCGAAGAAGGTGGGGACGACGACGGTGGGTTTGGAGTTTCTGTATGACGCGCGTCGGTCTCGGACCGTGCAATTGGAGTATGATCAAACGAGCGCTACCCACGAGCCGAGCCACTATGTGCGCAAGCGGCTCTATGCGGTCGGCCCTGCGCTGGAGGTGAACTATGACAATACCGCCGCGAATGGCGCGCCCACGGCGTGGCATATGAACCTGGTACGGGTTTACGTTCCAGGGCCGGAAGGCGTGATCGGCACACGGGAACTGACACCGGATACGTCGGCAGAGAAGGCGCTAGTTTATCACTACGACCACCTGGGGTCGATTGAGGCGATCACGCCGTTTGGGTCGACGGATGGGAGCCTGGCGGCGGATGGCGGCGGGAAGGCGGGGCGGTTCAGCGAGGATGCCTGGGGGCAGCGGCGCAATCCGCTGACCTGGAGCGGCGCGCCGACGACGACCGACAACGGCGGCGCCGACAGCCTGTCCCCGCGCGGCTTCACCGGCCACGAAATGCTCGACGACCTCGGCCTCATTCACATGAACGGGCGAATCTACGATCCCTTGCTGGGGCGGATGTTGAGTGCGGATATTATTATCCAGGCGCCGCTGAATCTGCAGAGCTACAATCGGTATAGCTACGTGATGAACAACCCGCTGACGCTGGTTGATCCGTCCGGGTTTTCGTGGGCCGACAACCTGAAGAACGCCATTAAGGAGGCCGGCCAGTTGATGGCCAATCTGCTCACCTCAAATCGAGTGAAGGAGGACCACGGAGTGCCTACTGTATCCGAGGAGCAGCAAGGCAACCGGGAACTCCTGAAGGGTGCGTTGGCAGAGCAGGGCAAACATCTTGAAAAGGCAGCTGAAATAACAAACACGGTCGTAAAATCCACACCAGTGCTTGGGCAGGTCGTTACGGCAACGGAAGCCGTGACCGGGAAGAATCCACTGGACGTTACGGGTAACACCAAGGCAAGCCGTGTAGAAGCAAGCACCGAACTACTTGCTAGCATAGTTGTAGGAGCAGCTGCCAACAAACTCGCGCCGAGCCTCACAAGGGGTGGTGGAGAGATTGCAGCGGCATTGAAGCCTGGGGTTGAAAATGTAGCACCTGGTATGGAGAAGGCCGCGTCGCAAATATTGCGTACACCCATTCAACAACTGCAAAGTAAGTTCAAGCACGCTGCCGATTTTGGCCTCTCGGGAGACTTCAGCTTGACGCAGGCAGCAAAATTCCGATCAGTGATTAACCAACATATCAACTCACCGTCTGTTCAGGCGATACAAGGTACCTATCGTAAGATGCCAGCTGTCCATTACTTGGATGGTAAGACACGCCTGAATGTAATCTCTACGCCGTCGGGTGAGTTCTGGACTGGGTGGAGGCTTTCTGATCAACAATTCAGGCATGTCTCGACCACTGGGAATCTTGGAGGAGGGTAA
- a CDS encoding colicin immunity domain-containing protein produces the protein MKKIHKDCIKKYIELIGQYDSGDIDASAFEVLYIRKFKRESIDLPKDVFEELDRLFGDVDAYSPDDRDRVIGSIDEGALRMSAKRTLSALRLVCGIT, from the coding sequence ATGAAGAAAATACATAAGGATTGTATTAAAAAGTATATCGAACTCATTGGTCAGTATGATTCCGGGGATATTGACGCCTCGGCGTTTGAGGTTTTGTACATTAGAAAATTCAAGCGTGAGAGCATTGATTTACCTAAGGATGTGTTTGAGGAACTTGATCGGCTATTTGGCGATGTAGATGCGTATTCACCAGATGATCGCGATCGCGTTATTGGTAGCATTGATGAAGGTGCGCTGCGGATGAGTGCAAAACGGACGCTATCTGCCTTGCGGCTCGTGTGCGGTATAACCTAA
- a CDS encoding transposase: protein MRRARIKVNSEREPGVYHLISRTVNGEWMFGTTAKEILRRQMWQVADFAGVEILTYAIMSNHFHLLVRVPQRPELSDAELLRRYAVLYPKPTKYQVARLEVIQAGLAANTPAAQAWRERQRALMYDVSQYMKLLKERFSIWYNARHRRFGPVWADRFKSQLLEGKERVVQTVAAYIDLNCVRSGISKDPKDYRFCGYAEAVSGHVPARQGLQSVVGGNWEQAQCSYRLLLFTSGGAPREGKASLPAEQVRAAVEAGGKLSLPDVLRCRIRYFSEGLVLGGREFVDGHVAAYRTKHSLTHRVKRHDLPDPGWGEIAGLRPLRGALLS from the coding sequence ATGCGGCGCGCACGGATCAAAGTGAACTCGGAGCGGGAGCCGGGCGTGTACCACTTGATCAGCCGGACGGTGAACGGGGAGTGGATGTTTGGCACGACGGCCAAGGAGATCCTGCGGCGGCAGATGTGGCAGGTGGCAGACTTCGCCGGGGTTGAGATCCTCACCTACGCCATCATGTCGAATCACTTCCATCTGCTGGTGCGGGTGCCGCAGCGACCGGAGCTCTCGGACGCGGAACTGCTGCGGCGCTACGCGGTGCTTTATCCGAAACCGACCAAGTACCAAGTTGCGCGGCTGGAGGTGATCCAGGCTGGGCTGGCGGCGAACACCCCCGCCGCGCAAGCGTGGCGCGAGCGGCAGCGGGCGTTGATGTACGATGTATCTCAGTACATGAAGCTGCTGAAGGAGCGTTTCTCGATCTGGTACAACGCCCGACATCGGCGGTTTGGACCCGTGTGGGCGGATCGGTTCAAGAGTCAGTTGCTCGAGGGCAAAGAGCGGGTCGTCCAGACGGTGGCGGCGTACATCGATCTGAACTGCGTCCGGTCCGGAATCTCGAAGGATCCGAAGGACTACCGGTTCTGCGGGTATGCCGAGGCGGTGAGCGGTCATGTCCCCGCGCGCCAAGGCCTGCAGTCGGTGGTGGGTGGAAACTGGGAGCAGGCGCAGTGCAGTTATCGGCTGCTGCTGTTCACGAGCGGCGGCGCGCCGCGCGAGGGCAAGGCATCGCTCCCCGCCGAACAGGTGCGGGCCGCGGTGGAGGCCGGCGGGAAACTGAGCCTGCCCGACGTGCTCCGCTGCCGGATCCGGTATTTCAGCGAGGGGCTCGTCCTGGGTGGGCGGGAATTCGTCGACGGGCACGTCGCCGCGTACCGGACGAAGCACAGCCTGACCCACCGCGTGAAGCGTCATGACCTGCCGGACCCCGGCTGGGGTGAAATCGCCGGCTTGCGACCGCTTCGCGGAGCCTTGTTGAGCTGA
- a CDS encoding RHS repeat-associated core domain-containing protein, whose translation MNAQTSTNWQDFGVSYEYDDESYLLSVKDTTSEAREWWKADLQEGYDYRDRPVLVQKGSGYWTKRTYRDTDGVLTGIATGKNAGDSELQRLNFKYDGLGNLRERGNPLAGPVGVTEALGYDVLNRLTSSAQGTISYFENGNIKRKPNTSGASPTVDFGYDVVHPHAVTDAWGYSMGYDAGGNLNARSNSATGESWNFRYTGFDKPRWMTKKVGTTTVGSEFLYDARRSRTVQLEYDQTSATNEPSHYVRKRLYAVGPALEVNYDNTAANGAPAAWHMNQVRVYVPGPEGVIGTRELTPDTSAEKALVYHYDHLGSIEAITPFGSTDGSLAADGGGKAGRFSEDAWGQRRNPLTWSGAPTTTDNGGADSLSPRGFTGHEMLDDLGLVHMNGRIYDPVLGRFFSADSFVQFPGNLQSYNRYSYVQNNPLSLYDPTGFLISSAAVAANSARMAAVISQADSPAPGPADIAGAVVFTGGMLIADVISIVEIREAKQHEERTSRELKETQERIRLAPTVPNPAEKKPLIATPAEVRIDEGAIQSNGQGDRVKTNQSPTQETKQDAPKQDTQSRTDEVKKTDRGGQKDQKEAASDKAKGIPGKDLPGKGESWVKLKGNQGWRDADGNTWKKDQLHKDHWDVSDRKENKIREVDYKGNELWPNGPKNKNK comes from the coding sequence GTGAACGCGCAGACATCGACCAATTGGCAGGACTTCGGCGTCAGCTATGAGTACGACGACGAGAGTTACCTGCTCTCGGTTAAGGACACCACGAGCGAAGCGAGGGAGTGGTGGAAGGCGGATCTTCAGGAGGGCTATGACTATCGGGACCGGCCGGTGCTGGTGCAAAAGGGCAGCGGATACTGGACGAAACGGACCTACCGGGACACGGACGGGGTGCTGACGGGGATTGCGACCGGCAAGAATGCCGGCGACTCGGAGTTGCAGAGGTTGAACTTCAAATACGACGGGCTCGGCAATCTGCGGGAGCGCGGCAACCCATTGGCTGGACCGGTCGGCGTAACCGAGGCGCTTGGGTATGATGTCCTCAATCGGCTGACGAGCAGCGCCCAAGGGACCATATCCTATTTCGAGAATGGGAATATCAAACGTAAGCCAAACACGAGTGGGGCCAGCCCGACGGTTGATTTCGGGTATGATGTCGTGCACCCACATGCCGTAACCGACGCGTGGGGCTATAGCATGGGGTACGATGCCGGCGGTAATCTGAACGCCCGCTCGAATTCGGCGACCGGCGAAAGCTGGAACTTCCGCTACACGGGATTTGATAAGCCGAGGTGGATGACGAAGAAGGTGGGGACGACGACGGTGGGTTCGGAGTTTCTGTATGACGCGCGTCGGTCCCGGACCGTGCAATTGGAGTATGATCAAACGAGCGCTACCAACGAGCCGAGCCACTATGTGCGCAAGCGGCTCTATGCGGTCGGCCCTGCGCTGGAGGTGAACTATGACAATACCGCCGCGAATGGCGCGCCCGCGGCGTGGCATATGAACCAGGTACGGGTTTACGTTCCAGGACCGGAAGGCGTGATCGGTACTCGGGAGCTGACGCCGGATACGTCGGCGGAGAAGGCGCTCGTTTATCACTACGACCACCTGGGGTCGATTGAGGCGATCACGCCGTTTGGGTCGACGGATGGGAGCCTGGCGGCGGATGGCGGCGGGAAGGCAGGGCGGTTCAGCGAGGATGCCTGGGGGCAGCGGCGCAATCCGTTGACCTGGAGCGGCGCGCCGACGACGACCGACAACGGCGGCGCCGACAGCCTGTCCCCGCGCGGCTTCACCGGCCACGAGATGCTCGACGACCTCGGCCTCGTTCACATGAACGGGCGGATCTATGATCCGGTGCTGGGCAGATTCTTTTCAGCGGACAGCTTCGTGCAGTTCCCAGGAAACCTTCAGAGCTATAACCGGTACTCGTATGTCCAAAACAACCCGCTAAGCCTCTACGACCCGACCGGGTTCCTTATCAGTTCAGCCGCCGTCGCTGCGAACAGTGCGCGGATGGCGGCGGTGATCAGCCAGGCTGACAGCCCGGCACCTGGGCCAGCCGACATAGCTGGTGCAGTCGTGTTCACCGGCGGGATGTTGATCGCTGATGTCATCAGCATTGTCGAGATCCGCGAAGCGAAGCAACATGAGGAGAGGACCTCGCGCGAATTGAAGGAGACTCAGGAACGGATTCGGCTTGCTCCGACCGTTCCCAATCCCGCGGAAAAGAAGCCACTTATTGCGACACCGGCCGAGGTGCGGATCGACGAAGGGGCGATTCAAAGCAATGGTCAGGGGGACCGGGTTAAGACGAATCAATCACCGACGCAAGAGACCAAGCAGGATGCACCAAAGCAGGACACTCAATCTAGGACGGACGAGGTAAAAAAGACCGACCGAGGTGGCCAGAAAGACCAGAAAGAGGCTGCATCCGACAAAGCGAAAGGCATTCCAGGAAAAGATTTGCCCGGCAAAGGCGAGAGCTGGGTAAAGCTGAAGGGTAATCAGGGATGGAGAGACGCTGACGGTAATACGTGGAAAAAGGACCAGCTTCACAAAGATCACTGGGACGTTTCTGATCGTAAGGAAAACAAGATCCGAGAAGTAGACTACAAGGGCAATGAGCTGTGGCCGAATGGCCCGAAGAACAAAAACAAATGA
- the ffh gene encoding signal recognition particle protein, whose translation MFESLTDKLGQALRNLRGVGRLSEENMAEALKEVRTALLSADVHFKVAREFVERVQQQCVGQEVLKGVAPGQQIVKIIHDELVRLLGEGTTTLSTARPLKILMVGLHGSGKTTSSAKLGKLLKKRGYRPFVVGVDVYRPAAIDQLEILAKQEELGFYADRVSKDVPAIGTAGLAAAQAATADCIIFDTAGRLQIDANLIAEVKNLRERIQPDEVLLVADGALGQEAVNVAKAFHEALQLTGLILTKLDGDTRGGAALSIKSVTGVPIKFVGTGEKTADFEPFYPDRLASRILGMGDVVSLVEKAQETIDQKHAEKMAEKLRKAEFDLEDFLAQLQQVKKLGSMQSIMKMMPGMGSMELPEGADKQMDRTEAIIKSMTPQERRKPEVLNGSRRQRIANGAGVKIVEVNQLLKQFQQMQKMMKMMKGGGAKKMMRQMEAMRGRGGFPGM comes from the coding sequence ATGTTCGAATCCCTCACCGACAAACTCGGCCAGGCCCTGCGTAACCTCCGCGGCGTCGGCCGTCTGTCCGAAGAAAACATGGCGGAGGCACTCAAGGAAGTGCGCACCGCCCTGCTCTCGGCCGACGTCCATTTCAAGGTCGCCCGCGAGTTCGTGGAGCGCGTGCAGCAGCAATGCGTCGGCCAGGAGGTCCTGAAGGGCGTCGCCCCGGGCCAGCAGATCGTGAAGATCATTCACGACGAACTCGTCCGGCTCCTCGGCGAGGGCACCACCACGCTTTCGACCGCCCGCCCGCTGAAGATTCTCATGGTCGGCCTGCACGGCTCCGGCAAGACGACCTCGTCCGCCAAGCTCGGCAAGCTCCTCAAGAAGCGCGGCTACCGACCGTTCGTCGTCGGCGTCGACGTTTACCGTCCCGCCGCCATCGACCAGCTCGAGATCCTCGCGAAGCAGGAGGAACTCGGGTTCTACGCCGACCGCGTTTCGAAGGACGTGCCCGCCATCGGCACCGCCGGCCTCGCCGCCGCCCAGGCCGCCACCGCGGACTGCATCATTTTCGACACCGCCGGCCGGCTCCAGATCGACGCCAACCTGATCGCCGAGGTGAAGAACCTCCGCGAGCGCATCCAGCCCGACGAGGTCCTCCTCGTCGCCGACGGCGCCCTCGGCCAGGAGGCGGTCAACGTGGCGAAGGCGTTCCACGAGGCGCTGCAGCTCACCGGCCTGATCCTGACCAAGCTCGACGGCGACACCCGGGGCGGCGCGGCGCTCTCGATCAAGTCGGTCACCGGCGTGCCCATCAAGTTTGTCGGCACCGGTGAAAAGACCGCCGACTTCGAGCCATTTTATCCCGACCGCCTCGCCTCCCGCATCCTCGGCATGGGTGACGTCGTTTCGCTCGTCGAAAAGGCGCAGGAGACGATCGACCAGAAGCACGCCGAGAAGATGGCGGAGAAGCTCCGCAAGGCGGAGTTCGACCTCGAGGACTTCCTGGCGCAGCTGCAGCAGGTGAAGAAACTCGGCTCGATGCAGAGCATCATGAAGATGATGCCCGGCATGGGCTCGATGGAGCTGCCGGAAGGCGCGGACAAGCAGATGGACCGCACCGAAGCCATCATCAAGTCGATGACCCCGCAGGAGCGCCGCAAGCCGGAGGTCCTCAACGGCAGCCGGCGCCAGCGCATCGCGAACGGCGCCGGTGTGAAGATCGTCGAGGTGAACCAGCTGCTGAAGCAGTTCCAGCAGATGCAGAAGATGATGAAGATGATGAAAGGCGGCGGCGCGAAAAAGATGATGCGCCAGATGGAAGCCATGCGCGGCCGAGGTGGCTTCCCAGGCATGTAG
- a CDS encoding response regulator, with protein sequence MRILVVDDDDSYRFLMRDALSAITKREHIAFASDGDEAWWILTDPDRSFDILILDIGMPRVNGLALLARIRQHPKLLDLPIILCTGTSNRQTVTEAVKHNVISYVVKPFSPTAMAQKVEEVIAQMKKAV encoded by the coding sequence ATGCGCATCCTCGTGGTCGATGATGATGATTCCTACCGCTTTCTGATGCGCGATGCCCTGTCCGCGATCACCAAGCGCGAGCACATCGCCTTCGCCAGCGACGGCGACGAAGCCTGGTGGATCCTGACGGATCCTGACCGGTCCTTCGACATCCTCATTCTCGACATTGGCATGCCCCGCGTGAACGGCCTCGCGCTGCTCGCCCGCATCCGGCAGCACCCGAAGCTCCTCGATCTGCCGATCATCCTCTGCACCGGCACGAGCAATCGCCAGACCGTCACCGAGGCGGTGAAGCACAACGTGATTTCCTACGTTGTGAAGCCGTTCTCCCCGACCGCCATGGCCCAGAAGGTCGAGGAAGTGATCGCGCAGATGAAGAAGGCGGTCTGA
- a CDS encoding Lrp/AsnC family transcriptional regulator has translation MNPVLQLLIDGGSLTTSQMAQVSGLTEAEVNQHLEQLKKDKIFLGWRPVLDLSREAAAGAAVRAVIEVRITPERGGGFNRHADRISRFDEVESCYLMSGGYDLLVFVKGGSLQKVASFVSEKLSTIEGVLSTSTHFMLRCYKEQGFMLEDGEHHPHRLNVSP, from the coding sequence ATGAACCCTGTTCTGCAGCTCTTGATCGACGGCGGCAGCCTTACGACCAGCCAGATGGCGCAGGTCTCCGGGCTGACCGAAGCGGAGGTTAATCAGCATCTGGAACAGTTGAAGAAGGACAAAATCTTCCTCGGCTGGCGCCCGGTGCTCGATCTTTCCCGCGAGGCCGCCGCCGGTGCTGCTGTCCGGGCCGTGATCGAGGTGCGCATCACCCCCGAGCGTGGGGGTGGGTTCAACCGGCATGCGGACCGGATCAGCCGGTTCGACGAGGTGGAGTCCTGCTACCTGATGTCGGGCGGCTACGACCTGCTCGTGTTCGTGAAGGGCGGCTCGCTGCAGAAGGTCGCCTCGTTTGTTTCGGAGAAGCTCTCGACCATCGAGGGCGTGCTGTCGACGTCCACGCACTTCATGCTGCGCTGTTACAAGGAGCAGGGCTTCATGCTGGAGGACGGCGAGCACCACCCGCACCGCCTCAACGTTTCGCCGTAA